ACTCACGGACAGCGGACAGCCTTCCTTCAGGCTTCACACACCCTCCGGGTGCAGTGACGTGACCATGCGCCTGTACGGTGAGCACCACGTGTCGAACGCGCTCGCCGCGGCCGCCGTCGCCCATGAGCTGGGCATGTCCGCAGACGAGATCGCCCTCGGGCTCTCCGAGGCGGGCTCCCTCTCCCGCTGGCGGATGGAGGTCACCGAGCGCCCGGACGGCGTGACGGTCGTCAACGACGCCTACAACGCGAACCCCGAGTCCATGCGAGCCGCCCTGCGCGCGCTCGCGGCGATGGGCAAGGGGCGGCGGACCTGGGCGGTGCTCGGTCAGATGGCCGAGCTCGGGGACGAGGCGCTCGCCGAGCACGACGCGGTCGGACGGCTCGCCGTCCGGCTCAACGTCAGCAAGCTCGTCGCGGTCGGGGGCAGGGAAGCGTCCTGGCTCCAACTGGGCGCATATAACGAGGGTTCGTGGGGTGAGGAGTCGGTGCACGTGTCCGACGCACAGGCGGCTGTCGACCTGTTGCGCAGCGAGCTGCGCCCAGGGGACGTCGTTCTCGTGAAGGCGTCCCGGTCGGTCGGGCTGGAGAGTGTCGCGCAGGCGCTGCTCGAAACCGGTGCCGAGGGTGAGGTTGCCGCCCGATGATGAAGCAGATCCTGTTCGCAGGAGTCATTGGCCTCTTCCTGACCCTGGTCGGCACACCGCTGCTGATCAAGTTCCTGGCCCGCAAGGGCTATGGCCAGTACATCCGCGACGACGGCCCGCGCGAGCACCACAGCAAGCGCGGTACACCGACCATGGGCGGTATCGCCTTCATCCTCGCGACGATCATCGCGTACTTCGCGTCCAAGGTGATCACGGGTTACGCGCCGACCTTCTCGGGTCTGCTGGTGCTCGGCCTGATGGCGGGCATGGGCCTGGTCGGCTTCCTGGACGACTACATCAAGATCGTCAAGCGGCGCTCGCTCGGTCTGCGGGCCAAGGCGAAGATGGCCGGACAGCTGATCGGCGGTATCGCCTTCGCGGTGCTGGCCCTGCAGTTCGCCGACAGCCGCGGCAACACCCCGGCCTCCACGAAGCTCTCCTTCGTGCAGGACTTCGGCTGGTCGATCGGCCCGGTGCTGTTCGTCGTCTGGGCGCTGTTCATGATCCTCGCGATGTCGAACGGCGTGAACCTGACGGACGGTCTGGACGGCCTCGCCACCGGCGCCGCCACGATGGTCTTCGGCGCGTACACGTTCATCGGTGTCTGGCAGTTCCAGGAGTCCTGCGCCAACGCGCAGACCCTGACCAACCCGGCCGCCTGTTACGAGGTACGAGATCCGCTCGACCTCGCGGTGGTCGCCTCCGCGCTCATGGGTGCCTGCTTCGGCTTCCTGTGGTGGAACACCTCGCCCGCGAAGATCTTCATGGGTGACACCGGTTCGCTGGCCCTGGGCGGCGCGCTCGCCGGCCTCGCGATCTGCTCCCGCACGGAGATCCTGGTCGCCCTGCTCGGCGGCCTCTTCGTCCTCATCACCATGTCGGTGGTCATCCAGGTCGGCTCCTTCAAGCTGACCGGGAAGCGCGTCTTCCGCATGGCGCCACTCCAGCACCACTTCGAACTAAAGGGGTGGTCCGAAGTCCTTGTCGTGGTCCGCTTCTGGATCATCCAGGGCATGTGCGTGATCGTCGGACTCGGTCTCTTCTACGCAGGATGGGCAGCCGACAAGTGACCAACTGGCAGGGCAAGCACGTCACCGTCGCCGGGCTCGGCGTCTCCGGGATCCCGGCGGCCAAGGTGCTGCACGGGCTCGGCGCTCTCGTCACGGTCGTCAACGACGGCGACGACGAGCGCTCCCGGGCGCAGGCCGCCGAACTGGAGGCGCTCGGCGTCACCGTGCGCCTCGGTGACGGCGCGACCCTGCCGGAAGGCACCGAGCTCATCGTCACCGCGCCCGGCTGGAAGCCGGACAAGCCGCTGTTCACCGCGGCCGCCGAGGCGGGCGTCCCCCTCTGGGGCGACGTCGAACTGGCCTGGCGGCTGCGCGGTCCCGATGCCGCCCCCTGGCTCGCGGTCACCGGAACCAACGGCAAGACCACGACCGTGCAGATGCTCGCCTCGATCCTGAAGGCGGCGGGACTGCGCACGGCGGCCGTCGGCAACATCGGGGTCTCGCTGCTGGACGCGGTGCTCGGGGACGAGGAGTACGACGTCCTCGCGGTGGAGCTGTCCAGCTACCAGCTGCACTGGGCGCCGTCCCTGCGCGCGCATTCGGCCGCCGTCCTCAACCTCGCCCCCGACCACCTCGACTGGCACGGCTCCATGGAGGCGTACGCCGCCGACAAGGGCCGCATCTACGAGGGCAATCGGGTCGCCTGCGTCTACAACGTGGCCGACAAGGCCACCGAGGACCTGGTGCGCGAGGCGGACGTGGAGGAGGGCTGCCGCGCGATCGGCTTCACGCTCGCCGCGCCGGCGCCGTCCCAACTCGGTGTCGTGGACGGCATCCTCGTCGACCGCGCCTTCGTCGAGAACCGGCAGAAGAACGCCCAGGAGCTCGCCGACGTCTCCGACGTCAATCCACCCGCCCCGCACAACGTCGCCAACGCCCTTGCGGCGGCGGCCCTCGCGCGGGCCTTCGGGGTGCCTCCCCAGGCCGTACGGGAAGGGCTGCGGGCCTTCCGCCCGGACGCGCACCGCATCGCGCACGTCGCCGACGTGGACGGCGTGGCGTACATCGACGACTCCAAGGCCACCAACACCCATGCGGCGGAAGCCTCGTTGGCGGCCTACGAGTCGATCGTGTGGGTCGCGGGCGGGCTCGCCAAGGGCGCGACCTTCGACGAGCTGGTCGCCAAGTCGGCAAAGCGACTTCGGGGTGCCGTGCTGATCGGTGCCGACCGTGCGCTGATCCGCGAAGCACTCGCGCGACACGCGCCGGAAGTACCGGTCGTCGACCTCGACCGGACCGACACTGGGGCGATGCTCGCGGCCGTTCAGGAGGCCGCACGGCTCTCCGAGCCGGGGGACACCGTTCTGCTGGCGCCGGCCTGTGCGTCCATGGACATGTTCACCAACTACAACAAGCGCGGCGACGCTTTCGCGGAGGCGGTTCGCGAACTCGGCGCCGCGAGCGCCTGACGGCGGATCCGGCCGGCCGGGCGCCCGGGACCCTTGGGAGCGACGCGTGACGCCATCGTGGTCGGTGCTTCGGCGACGGCTTTCCGCCGGCGACAGGGCGGGAGCAGCCGATGCCCGGTAGCCGTACGGGGCGTCCTCCCGTCCAGCGCGCCCCCCGGCGCCCCGCCACCCGCCGCCCTCGCCGCGACAACCCGGTCCTACGGCTCTACAGCCGCGCTCAGAAGGCCTGGGACCGGCCGCTGACGGCGTACTACCTGGTCCTCGGCAGCAGCCTGCTGATCACCGTGCTGGGCCTGGTGATGGTCTACTCGGCCTCCCAGATCACCGCGCTGCAGATGTCGCTGCCCGGCTCCTACTTCTTCCGCAAGCAGTTCCTCGCGGCCGCGATCGGCGGCGCGCTGCTGCTGGCGGCCTCGCGGATGCCCGTACGGCTGCACCGGGCGCTGGCCTACCCGATGCTGGCGGGATCGGTCTTCCTGATGGTCCTGGTGCAGGTGCCGGGGATAGGGCGGGCGGTCAACGGCAACCAGAACTGGATCTCCATCGGCGGCCCCTTCCAGCTCCAGCCCAGCGAGTTCGGCAAGCTCGCGCTGGTGCTGTGGGGCGCCGACCTGCTCGCGCGCAAACAGGACAAGAACCTGCTGGCGCAGTGGAAGCACATGCTGGTGCCGATTGTTCCGGTGACGTTCATGCTGCTCGGGCTCATCATGCTCGGCGGCGACATGGGCACGGCGATCATCCTGACCGCGATCCTGTTCGGCCTGCTGTGGCTGGCGGGCGCGCCCACCCGGCTGTTCGTCGGGGTGCTGTCGGTCGCCGCCACGCTCGGTGTGATCCTCATCAAGACCAGCCCCAACCGAATGGCCAGGTTCGCCTGCGTCGGCGCCACCGAGCCCGGCACCGGCGCCAACTCGTGCTGGCAGGCCGTGCACGGCATCTACGCCCTCGCCTCCGGCGGAATCTTCGGCTCCGGGCTCGGCGCGAGTGTGGAGAAATGGGGCCAACTCCCCGAGGCGCACACGGACTTCATCTTCGCCGTGACCGGGGAGGAACTGGGTCTCGCGGGGACGCTGTCGGTGCTCGCCCTCTTCGCGGCCCTAGGCTATGCGGGTATCCGCGTGGCCGGACGCACGGAGGACCCCTTCGTGAGGTACGCAGCGGGAGGCGTGACCACCTGGATCACGGCCCAGGCCGTGATCAACATCGGTGCGGTGCTCGGCCTGCTGCCGATCGCCGGAGTCCCGCTCCCGCTGTTCTCCTACGGGGGTTCCGCCCTGCTGCCGACCATGTTCGCCATCGGGCTGCTGATCGCCTTCGCGCGCGACGAGCCCGCGGCGCGGGCCGCGCTTGCCATGCGGCAACCCCGCTTTGGTAGAAAGCGTGCTGCGGTGAGAGGCTCCGCGGGGGCCGCGGGGCCTCGGAGATGGAACACGATGCGACGGCGTGCCGCGGCGCGCTCGTCCGGAGAGCGGTGAATTTCGGTGCATGTCGTACTCGCCGGTGGGGGGACCGCCGGCCACATCGAGCCCGCGCTCGCCCTCGCGGACGCCCTGCGCAGGCAGGACCCGACCGTGGGGATCACGGCACTGGGCACGGAGAAGGGGCTTGAGACCCGGCTCGTACCGGAGCGGGGCTACGAACTCGCGCTGATCCCCGCCGTACCGCTGCCACGCAAGCCCACCCCCGAGCTGATCACCGTCCCCGGGCGGCTGCGCGGCACGATCAAGGCGGCCGAGCAGATCCTGGAGCGCACCAAGGCGGACGCGGTCGTCGGCTTCGGCGGCTACGTCGCCCTGCCCGGCTACCTCGCGGCCAAGCGCCTCGGCGTGCCGATCGTCATCCACGAGGCCAACGCGCGGCCGGGCCTGGCCAACAAGATCGGTTCGCGGTACGCCGCCCGGGTCGCCGTCTCCACCCCGGACAGCAAGCTGCGCGACGCCCGCTACATCGGCATCCCGCTGCGCCGGACCATCGCCACCCTCGACCGGGCCGCCGTACGCCCCGAGGCCCGCGCCGCCTTCGGGCTCGACCCCGCGCTGCCGACCCTGCTGGTCTCCGGCGGCTCGCAGGGCGCCCGCCGCCTCAACGAGGTGGTCCAGCAGGTCGCCCCGCTGCTCCAGCAGGCCGGCATCCAGATCCTGCACGCGGTCGGCCCGAAGAACGAACTGCCGCACGTCCAGCAGATGCCGGGGATGCCCCCGTACATCCCGGTACCGTACGTGGACCGGATGGACCTCGCGTACGCCGCGGCCGACATGATGCTCTGCCGCGCGGGCGCGATGACCGTCGCCGAACTCTCCGCCGTCGGGCTCCCGGCCGCCTACGTCCCGCTGCCCATCGGCAACGGCGAACAGCGGCTGAACGCCCAGCCGGTGGTCAAGGCCGGCGGCGGACTGCTCGTCGACGACGCGGAACTGACGACCCAGTGGGTCATGAACAACGTCCTGCCCGTGCTCGCCGACCCGCACCGGCTGTACGAGATGTCCCGCGCCGCCAGCGAGTTCGGCCGCCGGGACGCCGACGACCTGCTCGTCGGCATGGTGTACGAGGCGATCGCCGCACGGCACCGTTAGGGACGCACCAGGAAAGGCAGGAAGCGTGGCCGGACCCACCACCGCCGAGCGCGGCGAACGGCAGAAGCTGGAGTCCGGCCCGCCCCGGCCGCCCCGTCTGGGGTGGCCGCCCCGCCCTCGTACGCTCGTCGTCCTGCTCGTCGCGGTGGTGCTGCTCGGGGCCGGCATCACCTGGCTGCTCTACGGTTCGAAGTGGCTGCGCGTGGAGCACGTATCCGCTTCCGGGATGCGGGTTCTGACGGCGCAGCAGGTGCTGGAAGCAGCCGATGTGCCCGTCGGATCCCCGCTCATTTCCGTCGACACCGACGCCATTGAGGCACGACTGCGCCGGAAATTGCCCCGAATTGACTCGGTTGACGTCGTCCGTTCCTGGCCGCACGGAATCGGGCTGAAAGTGACTGAACGCACTCCGGTTCTGGTGGTCGAAAAAGACGCAAAGTTTGTCGAAGTGGACGCCAAGGGCGTGCGATTCGCCACGGTTTCGGAGGCCCCGAAGGGCGTGCCCACTCTGGAATTGGCGGTGTCCCACTCGACCGGCCTGCGCCGCTTCCCGATCAGCCGTCTGGTGCGCGAGGCCGTGGGGGTCGCCGGTGACATTCCGGCCGCCGCCGCTCGCGACACCCGGGTCGTCAAGGTGCGTTCGTACGACTCCATCTCGCTGGAGTTGAAGGGCGGTCGAACCGTCGCGTGGGGAAGCGGCGAGAAGGGCAGGCTGAAGGCCCGGACGCTCACCGCTCTCATGAAAGCCGCTCCCGAGGCGCGGCACTTCGACGTGAGTGTTCCCACCGCCCCTGCGTCATCGGGGAGTTGACGCACATCAGCGCAGGCCAGCACCCTGGTTGGGCAGCGCTACGGCTGATCACATAGGGTGAAAAGAAAAACGGGAGGTTCGGCGTGTTCGTTGAACGTGCGCCACTTGTCGACTTAGTGTCCTGTTCGGAAGAGTCCAAGGAACAGACACACTGGTAACCCTAAACTTCAGCGTTAGGGTTCGGGTCGGCGTTCGGACCGTCCCATTCGGCATCAGTCGTCGGATCGCGAACGTGCGAGGCGACGACACGTAACTCGAGGCGAGAGGCCTTCGACGTGGCAGCACCGCAGAACTACCTCGCAGTCATCAAAGTCATCGGTGTCGGCGGCGGTGGTGTCAATGCCATCAACCGGATGATCGAGGTCGGTCTCAAGGGCGTCGAGTTCATCGCCATCAACACCGACGCGCAAGCTCTGTTGATGAGCGACGCCGACGTCAAGCTCGACGTCGGCCGCGAACTCACCCGCGGACTCGGCGCCGGAGCCAACCCGGCCGTCGGCCGCAAGGCCGCCGAGGACCACCGCGAGGAGATCGAGGAGGTCCTCAAGGGGGCCGACATGGTCTTCGTGACCGCCGGCGAGGGCGGCGGCACCGGCACCGGCGGCGCGCCCGTCGTCGCCAACATCGCCCGCTCGCTGGGCGCCCTGACGATCGGTGTGGTCACCCGGCCGTTCACCTTCGAGGGCCGCCGTCGCGCGAACCAGGCCGAGGACGGCATCGCGGAACTCCGCGAAGAGGTCGACACCCTCATCGTCATCCCCAACGACCGGCTGCTGTCCATCTCGGACCGCCAGGTCTCGG
Above is a genomic segment from Streptomyces sp. R21 containing:
- the mraY gene encoding phospho-N-acetylmuramoyl-pentapeptide-transferase, with product MMKQILFAGVIGLFLTLVGTPLLIKFLARKGYGQYIRDDGPREHHSKRGTPTMGGIAFILATIIAYFASKVITGYAPTFSGLLVLGLMAGMGLVGFLDDYIKIVKRRSLGLRAKAKMAGQLIGGIAFAVLALQFADSRGNTPASTKLSFVQDFGWSIGPVLFVVWALFMILAMSNGVNLTDGLDGLATGAATMVFGAYTFIGVWQFQESCANAQTLTNPAACYEVRDPLDLAVVASALMGACFGFLWWNTSPAKIFMGDTGSLALGGALAGLAICSRTEILVALLGGLFVLITMSVVIQVGSFKLTGKRVFRMAPLQHHFELKGWSEVLVVVRFWIIQGMCVIVGLGLFYAGWAADK
- the murD gene encoding UDP-N-acetylmuramoyl-L-alanine--D-glutamate ligase is translated as MGSRQVTNWQGKHVTVAGLGVSGIPAAKVLHGLGALVTVVNDGDDERSRAQAAELEALGVTVRLGDGATLPEGTELIVTAPGWKPDKPLFTAAAEAGVPLWGDVELAWRLRGPDAAPWLAVTGTNGKTTTVQMLASILKAAGLRTAAVGNIGVSLLDAVLGDEEYDVLAVELSSYQLHWAPSLRAHSAAVLNLAPDHLDWHGSMEAYAADKGRIYEGNRVACVYNVADKATEDLVREADVEEGCRAIGFTLAAPAPSQLGVVDGILVDRAFVENRQKNAQELADVSDVNPPAPHNVANALAAAALARAFGVPPQAVREGLRAFRPDAHRIAHVADVDGVAYIDDSKATNTHAAEASLAAYESIVWVAGGLAKGATFDELVAKSAKRLRGAVLIGADRALIREALARHAPEVPVVDLDRTDTGAMLAAVQEAARLSEPGDTVLLAPACASMDMFTNYNKRGDAFAEAVRELGAASA
- the ftsW gene encoding putative lipid II flippase FtsW, with protein sequence MPGSRTGRPPVQRAPRRPATRRPRRDNPVLRLYSRAQKAWDRPLTAYYLVLGSSLLITVLGLVMVYSASQITALQMSLPGSYFFRKQFLAAAIGGALLLAASRMPVRLHRALAYPMLAGSVFLMVLVQVPGIGRAVNGNQNWISIGGPFQLQPSEFGKLALVLWGADLLARKQDKNLLAQWKHMLVPIVPVTFMLLGLIMLGGDMGTAIILTAILFGLLWLAGAPTRLFVGVLSVAATLGVILIKTSPNRMARFACVGATEPGTGANSCWQAVHGIYALASGGIFGSGLGASVEKWGQLPEAHTDFIFAVTGEELGLAGTLSVLALFAALGYAGIRVAGRTEDPFVRYAAGGVTTWITAQAVINIGAVLGLLPIAGVPLPLFSYGGSALLPTMFAIGLLIAFARDEPAARAALAMRQPRFGRKRAAVRGSAGAAGPRRWNTMRRRAAARSSGER
- the murG gene encoding undecaprenyldiphospho-muramoylpentapeptide beta-N-acetylglucosaminyltransferase yields the protein MHVVLAGGGTAGHIEPALALADALRRQDPTVGITALGTEKGLETRLVPERGYELALIPAVPLPRKPTPELITVPGRLRGTIKAAEQILERTKADAVVGFGGYVALPGYLAAKRLGVPIVIHEANARPGLANKIGSRYAARVAVSTPDSKLRDARYIGIPLRRTIATLDRAAVRPEARAAFGLDPALPTLLVSGGSQGARRLNEVVQQVAPLLQQAGIQILHAVGPKNELPHVQQMPGMPPYIPVPYVDRMDLAYAAADMMLCRAGAMTVAELSAVGLPAAYVPLPIGNGEQRLNAQPVVKAGGGLLVDDAELTTQWVMNNVLPVLADPHRLYEMSRAASEFGRRDADDLLVGMVYEAIAARHR
- a CDS encoding cell division protein FtsQ/DivIB encodes the protein MAGPTTAERGERQKLESGPPRPPRLGWPPRPRTLVVLLVAVVLLGAGITWLLYGSKWLRVEHVSASGMRVLTAQQVLEAADVPVGSPLISVDTDAIEARLRRKLPRIDSVDVVRSWPHGIGLKVTERTPVLVVEKDAKFVEVDAKGVRFATVSEAPKGVPTLELAVSHSTGLRRFPISRLVREAVGVAGDIPAAAARDTRVVKVRSYDSISLELKGGRTVAWGSGEKGRLKARTLTALMKAAPEARHFDVSVPTAPASSGS